ACTAGATCGAGATCATAAACGAATCACTTTCACTGATGGTAATAACATCGGTACTCTCAAGTTAATTGGCTCAAGGGATTTATATTATTTCCAAGAGTTTCAAATACAAAGAGTACGACTTGTTAAACGAGCAGATGGTTACTTTTGCCAGTTTTGCTTGAAGTTAGATGTGAGGGATATAACTCCGATTCTACCCCAAACCAAAAAGATGGTGGGTATAGATGTTGGTTTAAAATATTTCTACGCTGATAGTGATGGAAATTTTGTGGAGAATCCTCGTTTTTATCGTTACTCAGAAGCCAGATTAAATAGACTCAATCATCGCAAGTCGAGGAAATTGAAGAAGGGAAAACCAGTTAGTAACAACTATATTAAAGCTAGACAGCGATACAGCAAAGCACATTTAAAGGTAAGTAGGCAACGTGAAGAGTTCGGCAAAGTAACCGCACTGCGTCTAATTCAGTCAAACGACTTGATCGCCTATGAAGATTTAAAGGTGAAAAATCTAGTTAGAAATAGTAAGTTATCAAAAAGTATTAATGATGCTGGTTGGAGTCAATTCCGTAAATGGTTGGAATATTTTGGGGTGAAGTATGGAAAATTAACCATTGCGGTAAATCCAGCCTACACATCTCAAGATTGTTTTCAATGTGGAAAACGAATCAAGAAAAGTCTTTCAACCAGAACTCATGTTTGTAGTTGTGGATACATTGAAGACCGTGATACACAAGCATCATTAAATATTTTAAGAAAAGCTACGATGGGGCACATCGGAAGCAAGTCTGATTTATTGGACTTAAACGCTTGGGGAGATTTATCCTCTATCTTGGTTGGTGGCAACACCTGCCAGGGTAAGATGAATCAGTGAACCAAGAATCCTCGTGCGTTCACGCCGAGGAGTGTCAACATCCCACCATGAGACTGACCAAAAAAAGAAAAGCCCAAGAAATACTATCCATCCTCAAAACCCTTTATCCTGATGCTACCTGTAGCCTTGATTATCAAACCCCCGTGCAACTTTTGGTGGCTACTATTCTTTCTGCCCAATGTACCGATGAAAGGGTAAATAAAGTTACTCCAAATCTTTTTGCTCGATTTCCCGATGCCCCTAGCCTTGCCTATGCCCACAGGGAGGAGGTGGAAACCCTGATTCGTTCTACGGGTTTTTTCCGTAATAAAGCCAAAAATATTCAGGGTGCCTGTCTCAAAATAGTGCAGGAATTTAACGGGGAAGTACCCCAAACTATGAAAGAATTATTAACTCTGCCGGGGGTAGCCAGAAAAACCGCTAATGTAGTTCTTGCCCATGCTTTTGGGATCATTGAAGGGGTAACGGTGGATACCCATGTAAAAAGACTGAGTAACCGCCTAGGATTAACCAAGAATAGTCAACCCGTACAAATTGAAAAGGATTTAATGAAATTATTACCCCAACCAGAATGGGAAAACTTTTCTATTAGTATTATTTACCACGGTAGGGCTGTATGTAACGCTAGAAAGCCCCAGTGTGATATGTGTCAACTGGTTCATCTTTGTTCAGACTATAAGAAAACCCAGAAAAAAGTCTCACAAAAATAAGGGGAAAAATCCCCTTAATTCTTGTTTTCATTATCATCGATTTACACTAAACCAAGCCAAGATAATAAACCTTGACCAGTGGCATATTCAATGCCGAGGGTGATTAAAAATCCAATCATAGCGGCTCTACCGTTCAATTTTTCGGCGTAGGTATTAAAGCCAAATTTAGGATCTTCTACGTTGGGGGTGGTGGTGGGTTCGGTCTTTGTCATAATGATAAGCTCCTTTGATAGTTGTTTGACTTAATACAAAATATTAAGTTTCGTAAACATTTTAACATCATCTATTTTATAACTGCCACCTAAATTATGGAAAAAAAGGATTTTCAGGATCTTTTTTGGTTACACTAGGCGTGGAAAGTGTGAGTCAAGTATAGACTATTAATAATTTTATGAGTGCTTCTTGGTGGGAAATAAGAGTTAAAAATGTACCAGAGTTGGAGGATACTATTTTTTGGCATCTTCAGGAGTTTGGCTGTAAGGGTGCGGCTTTAATTCAGGATGATGGTGTTTGGTATGTGAAAGGATATGTTCCTCAATTAGATATTGAGGAAGGGGAGTTAGAAGTGTTGGCTTCTGCCATTGCCGAGGATTTTGATGGTCAGGAGTTTGATTTTTCTTATCAATTAATTGATGATCAGGATTGGAGTAGTAGCTGGAAAGAACATTGGCAACCCATGGAAATCGGTCAAAAAATGGTGGTATATCCTGCTTGGATTGATGTACCCCCTGAGTGCGATCGCCACGTAATTCGTTTAGATCCCGGATCTGCTTTTGGCACAGGGGTTCACCCCACCACCCAATTATGTATGGAGTCTTTGGAAAGAAAATTAGAACAAAATAATCAATTATTGACCATTGCAGATATTGGTTGTGGTACGGGCATATTATCTCTTACTGCCCGTTTATTAGGGGTAGAAAAGATTATCGCCTCAGATATTGATCCCCTTGCGGTGAGGGCAACAAAGGAAAATATGGTCTTCAACAATATCGATGGCATTGATGTTTACCAAGGCAGTATTGATCAACTGAAGGCTGTAAGTGAAACAAAATTTGATGGTATTGTTTGTAATATTTTGGCAGAAATTATTAAAACCATGATTCCTGATATGGGTAATATCATAAAACCCCAAGGATGGGTTATTTTGAGTGGTATTTTGGTTACTCAGGCTGATGATATTAAACAAATACTTATTGATAATGATTGGAGTGTTACGGGTTATCATAGCAAGGAAAATTGGTGTTCTATTGAAGCTGAAAAAAACAGTTAAGGTTGTTGAAAAAGTAATCAGAGTCCAAAATAATTTTAGATGTCTTACAATGGCTGCCAAAGATAAATTTCAC
The sequence above is a segment of the Cyanobacterium stanieri PCC 7202 genome. Coding sequences within it:
- a CDS encoding transposase, IS605 OrfB family (PFAM: Putative transposase DNA-binding domain; Probable transposase~TIGRFAM: transposase, IS605 OrfB family, central region~COGs: COG0675 Transposase and inactivated derivatives~InterPro IPR001959:IPR010095~KEGG: cyh:Cyan8802_2247 transposase, IS605 OrfB family~PFAM: transposase IS891/IS1136/IS1341 family; transposase IS605 OrfB~SPTR: Transposase, IS605 OrfB;~TIGRFAM: transposase, IS605 OrfB family); the protein is MFILEYKLRGKTQQFKAIDEGIRTVQFVRNKCVSLWMNSKNVGKAEVYRYTTTLRKEFPFVKCLNSTACQQAGERAWSAISKFYDNCKKQVKGKKGYPKFSKRTRSIEYKQSGWKLDRDHKRITFTDGNNIGTLKLIGSRDLYYFQEFQIQRVRLVKRADGYFCQFCLKLDVRDITPILPQTKKMVGIDVGLKYFYADSDGNFVENPRFYRYSEARLNRLNHRKSRKLKKGKPVSNNYIKARQRYSKAHLKVSRQREEFGKVTALRLIQSNDLIAYEDLKVKNLVRNSKLSKSINDAGWSQFRKWLEYFGVKYGKLTIAVNPAYTSQDCFQCGKRIKKSLSTRTHVCSCGYIEDRDTQASLNILRKATMGHIGSKSDLLDLNAWGDLSSILVGGNTCQGKMNQ
- a CDS encoding endonuclease III (PFAM: HhH-GPD superfamily base excision DNA repair protein; Helix-hairpin-helix motif~TIGRFAM: endonuclease III~COGs: COG0177 EndoIII-related endonuclease~InterPro IPR003265:IPR003651:IPR004036:IPR005759~KEGG: syn:slr1822 endonuclease III~PFAM: HhH-GPD family protein; iron-sulfur cluster loop~PRIAM: DNA-(apurinic or apyrimidinic site) lyase~SMART: HhH-GPD family protein; iron-sulfur cluster loop~SPTR: Endonuclease III;~TIGRFAM: endonuclease III) translates to MNQESSCVHAEECQHPTMRLTKKRKAQEILSILKTLYPDATCSLDYQTPVQLLVATILSAQCTDERVNKVTPNLFARFPDAPSLAYAHREEVETLIRSTGFFRNKAKNIQGACLKIVQEFNGEVPQTMKELLTLPGVARKTANVVLAHAFGIIEGVTVDTHVKRLSNRLGLTKNSQPVQIEKDLMKLLPQPEWENFSISIIYHGRAVCNARKPQCDMCQLVHLCSDYKKTQKKVSQK
- a CDS encoding CAB/ELIP/HLIP-related protein (KEGG: mar:MAE_22040 CAB/ELIP/HLIP-related protein~SPTR: CAB/ELIP/HLIP-related protein): MTKTEPTTTPNVEDPKFGFNTYAEKLNGRAAMIGFLITLGIEYATGQGLLSWLGLV
- a CDS encoding ribosomal protein L11 methyltransferase (PFAM: Ribosomal protein L11 methyltransferase (PrmA)~TIGRFAM: ribosomal protein L11 methyltransferase~COGs: COG2264 Ribosomal protein L11 methylase~InterPro IPR004498:IPR010456~KEGG: cyc:PCC7424_3791 ribosomal protein L11 methyltransferase~PFAM: ribosomal L11 methyltransferase~SPTR: Ribosomal protein L11 methyltransferase;~TIGRFAM: ribosomal protein L11 methyltransferase), producing MSASWWEIRVKNVPELEDTIFWHLQEFGCKGAALIQDDGVWYVKGYVPQLDIEEGELEVLASAIAEDFDGQEFDFSYQLIDDQDWSSSWKEHWQPMEIGQKMVVYPAWIDVPPECDRHVIRLDPGSAFGTGVHPTTQLCMESLERKLEQNNQLLTIADIGCGTGILSLTARLLGVEKIIASDIDPLAVRATKENMVFNNIDGIDVYQGSIDQLKAVSETKFDGIVCNILAEIIKTMIPDMGNIIKPQGWVILSGILVTQADDIKQILIDNDWSVTGYHSKENWCSIEAEKNS